From the Saccharobesus litoralis genome, one window contains:
- a CDS encoding sulfatase-like hydrolase/transferase, with product MRILLSAFLCLFLLTACGGGGSSTSNNDNTQQEDNSGDGSGNGSGDSGSGDSGSGGTDNGGSENGGTNEVQPSQPNILVIISDDQGKDASAEYPNYTSDAPNTPNLSQLASQGIIFENAWASPACAPTRAALLTGLYAVNNGVPGVPGNLDENLATVASMLKSHSVSQDYQTGFFGKWHLSGGGNDMSRVNRMGFDHVAAMAGNVGDYYNWQLYTNGVETTSTQYNTSHLVDLTLNWLTTLDNSKPWLTWLAFAAPHSPFHLPPNDLHDRDLSGTSTDIDTNKRAYYLAAIEAMDKEIGRLLAGLSQAELDNTVIIYIGDNGSPKAVMDTTFFRKPQSKGTLYEGGVAVPMFISGVDVTRQGTRENALINSTDIYATVADLAGIPDSVSNSTTSDSFSFYELLSDSNAANRQILYTEINNDGVHGSAIRNSQYKLIVMQDGSEEFFDLISEPQELTNLLNESSFASSSAYNTYLSLKNQLAVIKKEQANTATDITDAIFTKRMAGCAEYVNTYTSNVQDVRNSTNYNGDLNITVSNGKCIFNTNAIPNHDFNDGSQSFPNQVSEQNDTFEVTTQPAFAGSTTALTLNYDNAILLNGVKVDLLAAGCFGIGNGKIGCNDVNQPWRYDPMFAANGFNVDSHHAHTQPDGTYHYHGTPNAFYEQDKVVVSPVVGFAADGFPIYGPYFDDNGTVRKATSSYQLKAGNRPSGSGEPGGTYDGAFRDDWQYVNGAGDLDECNGMTINGQYGYYITDTFPYILACFKGTVDESFNKRN from the coding sequence ATGCGTATCCTGCTTTCTGCATTTCTATGTTTATTCCTGCTAACTGCTTGCGGTGGCGGCGGTTCCTCAACCAGCAATAACGACAATACTCAACAAGAAGACAATAGCGGCGATGGTTCTGGTAACGGCTCAGGTGATAGCGGCAGTGGTGATAGCGGCAGCGGCGGAACGGATAACGGCGGAAGCGAGAATGGTGGCACAAACGAAGTGCAACCTAGTCAGCCTAATATCTTAGTGATTATTAGTGATGACCAAGGTAAAGATGCCTCAGCCGAATACCCCAATTACACTAGCGATGCACCCAATACACCTAATTTAAGTCAATTAGCTAGCCAAGGTATAATCTTTGAAAATGCTTGGGCCTCACCCGCTTGCGCCCCGACTCGAGCCGCCTTACTAACTGGCTTATATGCAGTAAACAACGGTGTGCCAGGTGTACCTGGTAATTTAGATGAAAACCTAGCCACAGTCGCATCCATGCTAAAAAGCCATTCGGTTAGCCAAGACTATCAAACAGGCTTCTTTGGAAAATGGCATTTATCTGGTGGTGGCAATGATATGAGCAGAGTCAATCGCATGGGTTTTGACCATGTCGCAGCGATGGCCGGCAATGTTGGTGATTATTACAACTGGCAACTGTACACAAACGGTGTCGAAACCACGTCAACCCAATACAATACCAGTCATTTAGTCGACTTAACACTAAACTGGCTTACCACTTTAGATAACAGCAAACCATGGTTAACTTGGCTGGCATTTGCGGCTCCACATTCACCGTTTCATTTACCGCCCAATGATTTACATGATCGCGATTTATCGGGCACATCAACTGATATAGATACTAATAAACGAGCTTATTATCTTGCCGCTATCGAAGCCATGGATAAAGAAATCGGCCGTTTACTCGCTGGTCTCTCGCAAGCTGAATTAGATAACACTGTCATTATTTATATTGGTGATAACGGTAGCCCGAAAGCCGTGATGGACACGACATTTTTCCGTAAACCACAATCTAAAGGTACGTTGTATGAAGGCGGTGTAGCTGTGCCTATGTTTATTTCTGGAGTTGATGTGACACGACAAGGAACAAGAGAAAACGCTTTGATCAACAGCACAGATATTTACGCCACTGTCGCAGATTTAGCAGGAATACCGGACTCAGTAAGCAATTCAACAACCTCTGACAGCTTTAGCTTTTACGAGTTATTGTCAGATAGTAATGCAGCCAACAGGCAAATTCTTTACACCGAAATTAATAACGATGGCGTGCATGGTAGTGCGATCCGCAATAGCCAATATAAGTTAATTGTTATGCAAGATGGCAGTGAGGAGTTTTTTGATTTAATTAGCGAACCACAAGAGCTGACAAACTTACTAAACGAGAGCAGCTTTGCCAGCAGTTCAGCATATAACACATATTTGTCACTAAAAAATCAATTAGCGGTCATTAAAAAAGAACAAGCAAATACAGCAACTGATATTACAGACGCCATTTTTACCAAGCGTATGGCTGGCTGTGCTGAGTATGTCAATACTTACACGTCAAATGTGCAGGATGTCAGAAACAGTACAAACTATAACGGCGATTTAAATATTACGGTTAGCAATGGCAAATGTATTTTTAATACCAATGCTATTCCCAATCACGATTTTAACGATGGCAGCCAAAGCTTCCCAAATCAAGTGAGTGAACAAAACGATACATTTGAAGTGACTACTCAACCCGCTTTTGCCGGCAGTACTACCGCACTGACGCTAAATTATGACAATGCAATTTTACTCAATGGCGTTAAAGTTGACTTACTAGCCGCGGGTTGTTTCGGCATAGGCAATGGTAAAATTGGTTGCAACGATGTCAATCAACCATGGCGCTACGACCCTATGTTTGCGGCCAATGGCTTTAATGTTGACTCACATCATGCGCATACTCAGCCTGATGGCACCTATCATTACCACGGAACACCAAATGCGTTTTATGAGCAAGATAAAGTCGTAGTTTCACCTGTTGTCGGCTTCGCGGCAGACGGCTTCCCTATATATGGACCATACTTTGACGATAATGGCACAGTGCGTAAAGCAACATCAAGTTATCAGCTTAAAGCAGGTAATCGTCCGTCTGGCAGTGGCGAACCGGGCGGCACCTATGATGGCGCTTTTCGAGACGATTGGCAGTATGTTAATGGCGCAGGGGATTTAGACGAATGTAACGGTATGACAATTAACGGCCAGTATGGCTATTATATTACCGATACCTTCCCTTATATTCTGGCGTGCTTTAAAGGCACAGTAGACGAGTCGTTTAATAAACGTAATTAA
- the moaE gene encoding molybdopterin synthase catalytic subunit MoaE, which translates to MIKVQTADFDVGQEYAELIAGNTSAGAVVFFVGLVRDFNQDNTVQGLELEHYPAMTEKVLHEIVEQAKARWPIERVRLIHRVGKLAINDQIVFVAVSSKHREASFAAAQFLMDILKTKAPFWKKETTDKGQRWVEANQKDEDGAKRW; encoded by the coding sequence ATGATCAAAGTGCAAACGGCCGATTTTGATGTTGGCCAAGAATATGCTGAGCTAATTGCTGGTAACACCAGTGCTGGTGCTGTGGTTTTCTTTGTTGGTTTGGTGCGCGATTTTAATCAAGACAATACTGTACAAGGTTTGGAGTTAGAACATTATCCGGCCATGACAGAAAAAGTGTTACATGAGATTGTTGAGCAAGCCAAAGCGCGTTGGCCGATTGAGCGAGTGCGTTTAATTCACCGAGTTGGTAAATTAGCCATTAATGATCAAATTGTATTTGTTGCGGTTAGCAGTAAGCACCGCGAAGCTTCATTTGCCGCTGCGCAATTTTTAATGGATATTTTAAAAACCAAAGCGCCATTTTGGAAAAAAGAAACCACAGATAAAGGCCAACGCTGGGTTGAAGCCAATCAAAAGGATGAAGACGGCGCCAAGCGTTGGTAG
- the moaD gene encoding molybdopterin synthase sulfur carrier subunit, whose product MIRVLFFAQLRETLDCPGLEVSNENCRTLGQLKALLMTKGDAWQTAFASGKVLSAVNQAMSQDETELNDGDEVAFFPPVTGG is encoded by the coding sequence ATGATCCGAGTGCTATTTTTTGCGCAATTGCGTGAGACTTTAGATTGCCCTGGTTTAGAAGTATCAAATGAGAATTGTCGTACCCTAGGGCAATTAAAAGCCTTGTTAATGACCAAGGGGGATGCTTGGCAAACGGCATTTGCTAGCGGTAAAGTGCTAAGTGCGGTTAACCAAGCCATGAGTCAGGATGAAACCGAGTTAAATGATGGTGATGAGGTGGCGTTTTTTCCACCCGTGACAGGCGGTTAG
- the moaC gene encoding cyclic pyranopterin monophosphate synthase MoaC, whose protein sequence is MNEFSHVNQSGEANMVDVSDKAQTKRIASAESYIEMTPETLELIVSGGHHKGDVFATARIAGIQAAKQTSNLIPLCHPLMLSKVQVEFEVETDKNRIRIVSTCKLTGQTGVEMEALTAASVAALTLFDMCKAVDPAMVITGTRVLTKEGGKTGSWQAN, encoded by the coding sequence ATGAACGAATTTTCTCATGTTAATCAAAGTGGCGAAGCGAATATGGTGGATGTGTCCGACAAGGCGCAAACTAAACGTATCGCCAGTGCGGAAAGTTACATTGAAATGACCCCAGAAACGCTAGAGTTGATAGTCTCGGGCGGTCATCATAAAGGCGATGTCTTCGCTACCGCTCGTATTGCGGGTATTCAAGCAGCTAAACAAACCTCGAATTTAATTCCACTGTGTCATCCTCTCATGTTGAGTAAGGTTCAAGTGGAATTTGAAGTAGAAACCGATAAAAATCGAATTCGTATTGTCAGTACTTGTAAATTAACAGGGCAAACTGGGGTTGAGATGGAAGCTTTAACGGCAGCTTCTGTGGCGGCGTTAACCTTGTTTGATATGTGTAAGGCGGTAGATCCCGCTATGGTGATCACGGGTACACGTGTGCTGACCAAAGAAGGCGGTAAAACGGGTAGTTGGCAAGCTAACTAA
- the moaB gene encoding molybdenum cofactor biosynthesis protein B, whose translation MSKPEKQFVPLNIAVLTVSDTRNEETDTSGHYLVEALNETGHNLADKKIVIDDVYQMRAAISNWVASSNVQVILVTGGTGFSGRDSTPEAVAPLFDKTIDGYGELFRQISQQDIGTSTIQSRAIAGLANGVVIFCMPGSTNACKTAWQGIIQEQLDARHRPCNFVAQLKKVETEQCESRG comes from the coding sequence ATGAGCAAACCTGAAAAACAATTTGTACCATTAAATATTGCGGTATTAACCGTATCTGATACCCGAAATGAAGAAACCGATACGTCGGGACATTATTTAGTTGAGGCATTAAATGAGACGGGCCACAATTTAGCGGATAAGAAAATTGTGATTGATGATGTCTATCAAATGCGTGCCGCCATTTCTAATTGGGTGGCTTCGTCTAATGTGCAAGTAATATTAGTTACCGGTGGTACTGGCTTCTCTGGTCGTGATTCGACACCTGAGGCCGTTGCTCCTTTGTTTGATAAAACCATAGATGGTTATGGCGAATTGTTTAGGCAGATCTCGCAGCAAGATATTGGTACCTCGACCATTCAATCACGGGCGATTGCTGGTTTAGCTAATGGCGTGGTTATCTTTTGTATGCCGGGTTCTACCAATGCTTGTAAAACGGCATGGCAAGGTATTATTCAAGAGCAATTAGATGCACGTCATCGCCCATGTAATTTTGTTGCTCAACTTAAAAAAGTTGAGACCGAACAATGTGAGAGTCGTGGTTAA
- the mobA gene encoding molybdenum cofactor guanylyltransferase encodes MAVYSPMSVKFSVVILAGGQSRRMQQDKAELKLPRRHGEPSQSLLELMTSIARQSGADNIIVNRNKPGFVQDEYKMQGPLAGIHAGLKACETGETIVFVPVDMPLLNVDMFHELVLAEQKFQMPVYFQEQMLPLAIHNKPEYMNYLAQVFASQTNNSVRAFLKHIQAKPITTEYPEKLISTNTPEQWQYAVGRI; translated from the coding sequence ATGGCAGTTTATTCACCTATGTCGGTAAAATTTTCCGTAGTTATATTAGCCGGCGGTCAATCACGCCGAATGCAACAAGACAAAGCGGAATTGAAATTACCCAGACGCCATGGTGAACCCAGCCAAAGCTTACTAGAGTTAATGACGTCTATTGCCCGCCAATCTGGGGCAGATAATATTATCGTTAATCGTAACAAACCTGGCTTTGTGCAAGACGAATACAAAATGCAAGGGCCTTTGGCTGGCATTCATGCGGGATTAAAAGCCTGTGAAACTGGGGAAACCATAGTGTTTGTGCCGGTGGATATGCCATTACTGAATGTCGATATGTTCCACGAGTTAGTGCTGGCTGAGCAGAAATTTCAAATGCCGGTGTATTTTCAAGAGCAGATGTTGCCCTTGGCTATTCATAATAAACCTGAGTACATGAATTATTTAGCTCAGGTTTTTGCATCGCAAACCAATAACTCAGTTCGCGCATTTTTAAAACATATTCAAGCCAAGCCCATTACCACCGAATACCCTGAAAAATTAATTAGTACCAATACGCCAGAACAATGGCAATACGCTGTTGGGCGAATATAA
- the moeA gene encoding molybdopterin molybdotransferase MoeA, giving the protein MAVTCCDAPGLMPVEQAMTQMLESIVEKQGSTLVPLADALDCILAADVVSPINVPVFDNSAMDGYAFPAQDLASFSTLTRVGRVYAGESFTGELKPGECVRIMTGAPMPAGADTVQMQENVTVVDDEHIKLDAVPKMGANVRYAGEDIKQGAVVLQAGERLKPAHLGLLASLGVAEVEIKQPIKVGVFSTGDELVPVGQPLAAGQIYDSNRFFLVALLKRLNVDVIDYGCLVDDIEILRNTLLTAADEVDALITSGGVSVGEADFTKDVLDEIGNVNFWKLAIKPGKPFAFGKIPSIAQNKDILFFGLPGNPVSSFVTCHQLVVPALQTLMGAKKQQKITLTAKSQSTLKKRPGRMDFQRAVYSVSDTGELVVLSTGAQGSGILTSICQANCYILLAQQQGNVVAGEQVEILPFDQFIS; this is encoded by the coding sequence ATGGCAGTAACATGTTGTGATGCGCCGGGCTTAATGCCGGTCGAGCAAGCCATGACTCAAATGTTAGAGTCGATTGTTGAAAAGCAAGGTTCAACTCTAGTCCCGTTAGCAGACGCTTTAGACTGCATACTAGCAGCGGATGTTGTATCACCCATTAATGTGCCGGTTTTTGACAATTCCGCTATGGATGGCTATGCCTTTCCTGCTCAAGATTTAGCTTCATTCTCTACTTTGACTCGCGTCGGTCGAGTTTACGCCGGAGAGTCTTTTACTGGTGAGCTAAAGCCAGGTGAATGCGTACGTATAATGACAGGCGCCCCCATGCCAGCCGGAGCCGATACTGTACAAATGCAGGAAAATGTCACGGTTGTCGACGATGAGCATATTAAATTGGATGCCGTGCCTAAAATGGGCGCAAATGTACGTTATGCCGGTGAAGATATAAAACAAGGTGCAGTCGTTTTGCAGGCCGGTGAACGTTTAAAACCAGCGCATTTAGGCTTGTTGGCTTCACTGGGAGTTGCCGAGGTTGAGATAAAACAACCGATCAAAGTCGGCGTGTTTTCAACGGGTGATGAATTAGTTCCGGTTGGTCAACCTTTGGCCGCTGGGCAAATCTACGATAGCAATCGTTTCTTTTTGGTGGCGTTGTTAAAACGCCTTAATGTTGATGTCATCGATTATGGCTGTTTAGTTGATGATATTGAGATATTGCGCAATACATTGCTAACGGCTGCCGACGAAGTGGATGCGCTGATCACCAGCGGCGGTGTATCTGTTGGTGAAGCGGATTTTACTAAAGATGTGCTCGATGAAATTGGCAACGTTAATTTCTGGAAACTGGCCATTAAACCGGGTAAACCTTTTGCGTTTGGTAAAATTCCATCAATAGCACAAAACAAAGATATTCTGTTCTTTGGATTACCTGGCAACCCTGTTTCTTCATTTGTAACTTGTCATCAGTTAGTGGTCCCTGCCTTACAAACCTTGATGGGTGCAAAAAAACAGCAAAAAATTACTCTGACTGCTAAATCGCAATCTACACTTAAGAAGCGACCGGGACGGATGGATTTTCAACGTGCAGTTTATTCTGTCAGTGATACGGGTGAGCTTGTGGTGCTTTCAACCGGAGCACAAGGTTCTGGGATATTAACCTCTATTTGCCAAGCCAACTGTTATATATTACTTGCTCAACAACAAGGCAATGTTGTTGCAGGTGAGCAGGTTGAAATTCTACCGTTTGACCAATTCATTAGTTAA